The nucleotide window tagttgggctgagctaattagtgatctgagattatttttccgcctaggagacgTGGTCAGGGATGTATTAAAGATatgtatgaaagaaaatattaagatttcataaattaaaggtgacacaaatttcgttaaagttaggtatgtttatacacgcactttgtacattataggctataCATGCGCttatttgagacaatgtttaattagttgggctgagctaattagtaatctgagattatttttccgcctaggagatatggccagggatgtaacaaacatatctatgaaagaaaatatcaaaatttcataaattaaaggtgacacaaatttcgttaaagttaggtatgtttatacacgcactttgtacattataggctatatacacgcgctaatttgagacaatctttaattagttgggctgagctaattagtaatctgaaattatttttccgcctaggagatatggtcagggatgtaacaaacatatctacgaaagaaaatatcaaaatttcttaaattaaaggtgacacaaatttcgttaaagttaggtatgtctatacacgcactttgtatacactatgtggctattatacacgcgctaatttgagacaatgtttaattagttgggctgagctaattagtgatctgagattatttttccgcctaggagacgtggtcagggatgtaacaaacatatctatgaaagaaaatatcaaaatttcataaattaaaagtgacacaaatttcgttaaagttaggtatgtctattatacacgcactctgtatacaccatgtggctatatacaagcgctaatttgagacaatctttaattagttgggctgagctaattagtaatatgaaattatttttccgccgaggagatgtggtcagggatgtaacaaacatatctatgaaagaaaatattaaaatttcataaattaaaggtgacacaaatttcgtcaaagttaggtatgtctatacacgcactttgtatacactatgtggctttatacaagcgctaatttgagacaatctttaattagttgggctgagctaattagtgatctgagattatttttccgcctaggagacgTGGTCAGGGATGTATTAAAGATatgtatgaaagaaaatattaagatttcataaattaaaggtgacacaaatttcgttaaagttaggtatgtttatacacgcactttgtacattataggctataCATGCGCttatttgagacaatgtttaattagttgggctgagctaattagtaatctgagattatttttccgcctaggagatatggccagggatgtaacaaacatatctatgaaagaaaatatcaaaatttcataaattaaaggtgacacaaatttcgttaaagttaggtatgtctatacacgcactttgtatacactatgtggctatatACACNNNNNNNNNNNNNNNNNNNNNNNNNNNNNNNNNNNNNNNNNNNNNNNNNNNNNNNNNNNNNNNNNNNNNNNNNNNNNNNNNNNNNNNNNNNNNNNNNNNNNNNNNNNNNNNNNNNNNNNNNNNNNNNNNNNNNNNNNNNNNNNNNNNNNNNNNNNNNNNNNNNNNNNNNNNNNNNNNNNNNNNNNNNNNNNNNNNNNNNNNNNNNNNNNNNNNNNNNNNNNNNNNNNNNNNNNNNNNNNNNNNNNNNNNNNNNNNNNNNNNNNNNNNNNNNNNNNNNNNNNNNNNNNNNNNNNNNNNNNNNNNNNNNNNNNNNNNNNNNNNNNNNNNNNNNNNNNNNNNNNNNNNNNNNNNNNNNNNNNNNNNNNNNNNNNNNNNNNNNNNNNNNNNNNNNNNNNNNNNNNNNNNNNNNNNNNNNNNNNNNNNNNNNNNNNNNNNNNNNNNNNNNNNNNNNNNNNNNNNNNNNNNNNNNNNNNNNNNNNNNNNNNNNNNNNNNNNNNNNNCTCTTCgtcggtattttttttttttttttaacgacgGTCACACATCTAAAGAGGGCGCAGTTTCTAGACAGAGCGCCACCAATTGAACTTTACTCAAACGTTAATGTGTTATGTGAAGCGTTTTGACTTAAGACTAAGTATAGCGTTGCACACGGGCTTGCTAGTAAACTTCAGTACGCTTGCTTAGCCTCTTTTCGAGAGTTGAAAACGCAAAACAATCTTTAAGTTCTGAACACACATGTTCCGTAAACTTTGAAGCTTGTTGAGTACTCGATGGTTGTGCAATACCTTCGCTCCTTTCTACAGAAGACCACGAGCTTCGCTTCGTTCTTCTTCAGCAAACCCAAGATGAATCAACTCCTGGTAAGGTGTGTAGAGGGGGAGGAGTTCATGACAATCTCTTTAAGCTATGGGGACAAACAGAGTAATTTACTCCGTTCCAAAATGGAAACGTCAGACAAATCGCTGTCCCGGTTGCAAAACAACGTCCGGAAACTGGGCAAGAGTAAGAGGAAAACCAAGAAGATGAAGTGTGACCCAGCAGCCACTGCTGCAAATGATGAACCACCGCCGGAAGCAGAAATCGTCTGCTCTCTGTTTGTTAATGATCAGAAAGTCGGTCCGGAGGTCTTCAACAAAGACGCATGGGTCGAGGGCGCTGTTTTGCATTTGGGTGACTTTAAATACAGCATTCGCAGGAACATGCCTGCAATTATCAGTCTAAAACTGCCAAACTGTGTACTCGTAGGCTGTCCAATTTACCCACGAGTGGAGTTTGAGTTTGTGACGCCCGAGGCCTGCCGGTACACATGGTATCGTGAAGTCAGACAAGAACTTCTTGGAAATCCGCAAATAAATGTCGGACAAATGATCTGTTTATCAAATACTGCAGACGGAGGGTTGTCGTCATCGCAGTCGGTTCCCATGGAAACTGAGAGTGTCAAGGAAATGGCTGTCCAGATACCTGTGGTTGTCAACCCTTCTTTAGTGTCGCAAATCAAAGGGTACGAGAGACGGTGGGTGGAGGTATCCAGCGAGCAGACCTACACACCCGAGACGTCCGACATTGGAGGACTGCTCAAGTTAGTTTGTCATCCTGGAGATGGGATAAGGTCAGGTAATCATAAGGAAGTACAGACAGCTTACGAGGTGAAAATGGCACCAGACGTCTTTCCATTTGAGAGTAGGCATGAGCACACCAAGGAGAGAACAACAGAAAACTGGTGAGTTGGTTGTGTATTGTGATGATTTTAACCCTCTATCCTCCTGCCGACGGTCGTAGAAGATGGAGGGTTACGGTCATTGCAACTGGTCTTGTGTGAATTGAGCAACAAGAGATATTCAGGTTAAAATAGGGTTTCCtttcgtggctgagcggtctagcGAATTGTATTGTAAAAGGGTAATTTACCTGATACTATCATAATGTGTATGTCTGCTTTCGCTTACTAGGACTTCGGGAAAAATGATTTTGAtcatgtgaacaattttccttcTCTGCCTAGCCAatcaaacctacatgtatgttggcagtctcttTATCCTTATCATTAATATCTTTGTCCAGGGGTGCTGGTCAGAAGCCATAGAATGGTTAGCTGCCCTGTAGCCAGGGATGACACCCACGTTTTAGTGTTTCTGTTAGGGCAAGGTAGATTTTTCCTATAGTAAAGGTCACTTCAATGAGGGAGATCGAATCAGGACCGCCAAGGAAAATGGCCTTGGGGATGGAGGCCATTGCCCCGGTAGTGTAAGGACCAGCCTTGCACTGTATTGGGACAGTTTCAGAGAGGTTATGCCATGACCGAAACAAGGATTTCGGctgcagctacggctagatcagcccATCTGCCAGttttgaagaataggcagactgCTTTATTCAGAAAGTAAAGACTGTGAATATTTACCACCATCGTAACTTGTTTCAGTTTTAGAGTGGTATCCTACAACGTACTGGCAGACATGTATGCAGATTCAGACTACTCCAGAGACTTCCTGTATCCATATTGCCCTAAAGATGCGCTGGAGATTGATTACAGGGAGCAGGTCCTACTCAAGGAGCTCTCAGGTAAATCCAGGCAGGAGATATTTCAAGCTTGTAGTTCATTCATTTTAGACTTTAGTTAAGAAATGTCTCCCGAGTGGAAAGAACTGCTGTTTCTTAAAGAAGAAACCATGCTCTTTTAGCTGTTTGCTGGGCCCCATCAGTCTC belongs to Asterias rubens chromosome 6, eAstRub1.3, whole genome shotgun sequence and includes:
- the LOC117291591 gene encoding 2',5'-phosphodiesterase 12-like, with translation MVVQYLRSFLQKTTSFASFFFSKPKMNQLLVRCVEGEEFMTISLSYGDKQSNLLRSKMETSDKSLSRLQNNVRKLGKSKRKTKKMKCDPAATAANDEPPPEAEIVCSLFVNDQKVGPEVFNKDAWVEGAVLHLGDFKYSIRRNMPAIISLKLPNCVLVGCPIYPRVEFEFVTPEACRYTWYREVRQELLGNPQINVGQMICLSNTADGGLSSSQSVPMETESVKEMAVQIPVVVNPSLVSQIKGYERRWVEVSSEQTYTPETSDIGGLLKLVCHPGDGIRSGNHKEVQTAYEVKMAPDVFPFESRHEHTKERTTENCFRVVSYNVLADMYADSDYSRDFLYPYCPKDALEIDYREQVLLKELSGFNADILCLQEVGKKSFESVLLPCLRMSGLDGMLCCKHGNVPEGEAIFYRTDKFRLLGSYDVAFCEELVKEPRQQSLLEVVVQSKAMLKKFLGLAAIVQVAVLELISDPSRRLCVANTHLYFHPRAAHLRLIQTAILVEHLEKVCSMYNNESDGVRPAIVLMGDLNSSPSSGVYHYLTKGSIKKDSVEWYSNGKEEFCGGAALDNPITFQDVCKDVDYTNFVASFQGKLDHIMVEGDKIELQQVIPLSSHEEVTRHIALPNAVFPSDHLALVCELGWKADR